In Ktedonobacteraceae bacterium, one genomic interval encodes:
- a CDS encoding redoxin domain-containing protein — MSNTNQPLIEVGQIIPAFTLPGADGMPHSPWDYKQREHLVLLITRSSTTGETRGLLRAFAQHYAEFREEDCSILAISPDTVITNLQTQEDLKLPFALLADPAGEVISRYTFWEGKAETIRPSIVLADRYSALYQQWIADDEASLPSIEELLDALRYLNRLCTP; from the coding sequence ATGTCGAATACGAACCAGCCACTGATCGAAGTGGGACAGATCATCCCTGCTTTCACCCTGCCGGGCGCGGATGGCATGCCGCATAGTCCGTGGGATTACAAACAACGCGAGCACCTGGTGCTGTTGATTACAAGAAGCTCGACCACAGGAGAAACGCGCGGCCTGCTACGGGCATTCGCGCAGCATTATGCGGAGTTTCGTGAGGAGGATTGCTCAATCCTGGCAATTTCACCCGATACGGTCATTACCAACCTGCAAACCCAGGAAGATTTGAAGCTGCCTTTCGCGCTTCTTGCCGACCCGGCAGGGGAAGTTATCTCCCGTTATACCTTCTGGGAAGGCAAAGCGGAGACCATTCGACCCAGCATCGTCCTGGCCGACCGATACAGCGCGCTCTATCAACAATGGATAGCCGATGATGAAGCCAGCTTACCATCAATTGAGGAACTGTTGGATGCGCTCCGCTATCTTAACCGGCTCTGCACGCCTTAG
- the tdh gene encoding L-threonine 3-dehydrogenase gives MEGTMMAALKAEAAPGATVALVDIPRIGPRDVLVKVKAASICGTDMHIYEWDAWAQSRMTTPRIFGHEFAGEIVEVGDEVTQLVPGDFVAAETHITCGHCYQCRTGQAHVCQNVQIIGVDRDGAFAQYIAIPESVAWKTGKEIDHKVASIQEPFGNAVHATFAGEIADQTVAVIGCGPIGLWAVGLSRVSGSSTIFAIEPNHKRLEIAMKMGADYVINPREVDPVQKVLDVTGGLGVDVVLEMSGNPLAIRQGFKMLRSGGRVSLLGIPSRMVELDLANDIIFKGATVLGISGRRIFDTWYRTRRILEGGQLDLKQVITHTLPFEQIHEAMEIMKSGDCGKIVLTFD, from the coding sequence ATGGAAGGTACAATGATGGCGGCCCTCAAAGCGGAGGCGGCGCCTGGAGCAACGGTTGCCCTGGTTGACATTCCTCGTATCGGCCCGCGTGATGTGCTGGTGAAGGTGAAAGCAGCCTCTATCTGTGGCACAGACATGCATATCTATGAGTGGGATGCGTGGGCGCAGAGCCGCATGACTACCCCTCGTATCTTTGGTCACGAGTTTGCCGGTGAGATCGTCGAGGTCGGCGACGAGGTAACGCAGCTCGTTCCCGGCGATTTTGTCGCGGCGGAAACCCATATTACCTGCGGGCACTGTTATCAATGTCGCACCGGTCAGGCACATGTCTGCCAGAATGTGCAGATTATCGGCGTAGACCGCGATGGCGCGTTTGCCCAGTATATCGCTATTCCCGAAAGCGTGGCCTGGAAAACCGGCAAAGAGATCGATCACAAGGTCGCCTCTATTCAAGAACCATTCGGTAATGCCGTGCATGCCACATTCGCGGGCGAAATTGCCGATCAGACCGTGGCAGTAATCGGCTGTGGCCCCATTGGCCTGTGGGCCGTTGGGTTATCCCGCGTCTCAGGCTCCAGCACCATCTTTGCTATAGAACCGAATCACAAGCGCCTGGAAATCGCCATGAAGATGGGCGCGGACTATGTCATCAATCCCCGCGAAGTCGATCCGGTGCAGAAAGTGCTGGATGTTACTGGCGGGTTGGGCGTCGATGTCGTGCTGGAGATGTCCGGCAACCCATTGGCAATCCGGCAGGGCTTCAAGATGCTGCGCAGCGGCGGGCGTGTCTCTCTGCTTGGCATTCCCTCGCGCATGGTCGAACTGGATCTCGCGAACGATATCATCTTCAAGGGCGCGACCGTGCTGGGCATCTCCGGGCGGCGCATCTTCGATACCTGGTATCGCACGCGCAGAATTCTCGAAGGCGGTCAACTCGACCTCAAGCAGGTCATTACGCATACACTCCCGTTTGAGCAGATTCACGAGGCCATGGAGATCATGAAATCTGGCGACTGCGGCAAAATAGTGCTGACTTTTGACTGA
- a CDS encoding glycine C-acetyltransferase produces MDKLQQYLKGELDGLRAKGVFSLPRELETEQKATVIIDGHEVITLSSNNYLGLTVHPRLKELAIAAIERYGVGSGSVRTIAGTMSLHNELEEKLARFKHTEASLTFQSGYATNLGVISALMQEGDMIISDELNHASIIDGIRLCKAPRKVYPHKDMAGLRRALEESKGANKVMVVTDGVFSMDGDIAPLPEIVELAEEYGAFVMVDDAHSSGVLGKNGRGSVNHFGLDGRVALQVGTLSKAIGALGGYVACSKDARDFLLQRARPVLFSTSHPPSVVATCIGAIDILEEDNSLVERLWENTAFFKRGLEQLGFNTGRSETPITPVIVGEGALAMQFSRRLFEEGVFAQGIVYPTVPADKCRVRTIVTALHTRDELTKALDIFEKVGKELKII; encoded by the coding sequence ATGGACAAACTACAGCAATATTTAAAGGGCGAATTGGACGGGCTGCGCGCGAAGGGCGTCTTCAGCCTGCCACGCGAATTGGAGACGGAACAGAAGGCCACCGTTATCATCGATGGGCACGAGGTCATCACCCTTTCCTCGAACAACTATCTTGGCCTGACCGTCCATCCACGTCTGAAAGAACTTGCGATTGCGGCGATTGAGCGCTATGGCGTCGGCTCAGGCTCGGTTCGTACCATCGCCGGCACTATGTCGCTGCACAACGAGTTGGAAGAGAAACTGGCGCGTTTTAAGCATACTGAGGCCTCACTCACCTTCCAGTCCGGCTATGCCACTAACCTGGGTGTGATCTCGGCGCTGATGCAGGAAGGCGATATGATTATCAGCGACGAGCTGAATCATGCCAGCATCATCGACGGTATTCGCCTGTGCAAAGCGCCGCGCAAAGTGTATCCACATAAGGACATGGCTGGTCTGCGCCGCGCGCTAGAAGAGTCCAAAGGTGCTAACAAGGTGATGGTCGTTACTGATGGCGTCTTCAGCATGGATGGCGACATCGCCCCGCTGCCGGAGATTGTCGAACTGGCCGAGGAGTATGGCGCTTTCGTGATGGTGGACGATGCTCACTCCAGCGGCGTGCTGGGCAAGAATGGGCGCGGCAGCGTCAACCATTTCGGACTGGACGGCCGAGTCGCCTTGCAGGTAGGTACGCTTTCCAAGGCCATCGGTGCGCTCGGTGGTTATGTAGCCTGTAGCAAAGACGCGCGCGATTTCCTCTTGCAGCGTGCCAGACCGGTTCTCTTCAGCACTTCTCATCCGCCCTCTGTGGTAGCAACCTGCATCGGGGCTATTGATATTCTTGAGGAGGACAACAGCCTGGTCGAGCGCCTATGGGAGAACACCGCTTTCTTCAAGCGCGGCCTGGAACAGCTCGGCTTCAATACCGGGCGCAGCGAGACCCCCATCACGCCCGTTATCGTTGGTGAAGGCGCCCTGGCAATGCAATTCAGCCGGCGTCTCTTCGAAGAAGGCGTGTTCGCGCAGGGTATCGTCTATCCCACCGTTCCCGCCGACAAGTGCCGCGTCCGCACCATCGTTACGGCGTTGCATACCCGCGATGAACTGACGAAGGCACTCGATATCTTCGAGAAGGTGGGGAAAGAGCTGAAGATCATCTAA
- a CDS encoding Cof-type HAD-IIB family hydrolase, whose amino-acid sequence MYRLLAIDLDGTLLTPQPNKIITPRTRQALFRAAEAGITIVIATGQNLAVLRSVCGELPLQGPQIIENGAVIADLQGNIYHEKPFPTEYILPVLDTLRGLGFYRAYHTIHRVYVDKNTPRARNWYRPPVPPAIEVEDVASLYPLQCVKLVGVGEESKIRGKRPELERLFEGKLYVTQSSFDLIEFLHPSVSKGNALKVIAADLHIPPEEIVAFGDNHNDIGMLQFAGLGIAMGNAHEEVKKQADYVTASNAEEGVAQAIEALILSKII is encoded by the coding sequence GTGTACCGCCTACTCGCCATAGACCTTGATGGAACGCTACTTACACCGCAACCCAATAAAATTATCACACCCCGCACCCGCCAGGCGCTCTTCCGCGCTGCTGAAGCAGGCATTACCATAGTGATTGCCACGGGACAGAATCTGGCCGTCTTACGGAGCGTCTGTGGGGAACTGCCACTGCAAGGGCCGCAGATCATTGAAAATGGGGCCGTGATTGCCGATTTGCAGGGCAACATTTATCACGAAAAGCCTTTCCCCACCGAATATATTCTGCCCGTCCTCGACACGCTGCGCGGCCTCGGCTTCTACCGGGCCTATCACACCATTCATCGCGTCTATGTCGATAAAAATACTCCGCGCGCCCGCAACTGGTATCGCCCGCCGGTACCACCGGCCATTGAGGTTGAGGACGTGGCCAGCCTTTACCCATTGCAGTGCGTCAAACTGGTAGGCGTTGGAGAAGAGAGCAAGATACGGGGCAAGCGGCCAGAGCTTGAAAGGCTCTTCGAGGGCAAGCTCTATGTCACGCAATCCTCGTTCGACCTGATAGAATTCCTGCATCCATCCGTATCAAAAGGTAACGCTTTGAAAGTGATCGCGGCAGATTTGCATATTCCGCCCGAGGAGATTGTGGCTTTCGGAGATAATCATAACGATATCGGCATGCTGCAATTCGCCGGATTGGGTATTGCGATGGGCAACGCGCACGAAGAGGTTAAAAAACAGGCCGATTACGTTACCGCCAGCAATGCCGAGGAAGGCGTTGCGCAAGCGATTGAGGCACTGATTTTATCGAAGATCATCTAA